Proteins from a genomic interval of Callospermophilus lateralis isolate mCalLat2 chromosome 1, mCalLat2.hap1, whole genome shotgun sequence:
- the Fzd10 gene encoding frizzled-10: MQRPGPCLWLVLQVMGSCAAISSMDMERPGDGKCQPIEIPMCKDIGYNMTRMPNLMGHENQREAAIQLHEFAPLVEYGCHGHLRFFLCSLYAPMCTEQVSTPIPACRVMCEQARLKCSPIMEQFNFKWPDSLDCSKLPNKNDPNYLCMEAPNNGSEEPSRGSGMFPPLFRPQRPHSAQEHHLKDGSSGRAGCDNPGKFHHVEKSASCAPLCTPGVDVYWSRSDKRFAVVWLAVWSVLCFFSSAFTVLTFLIDPARFRYPERPIIFLSMCYCVYSVGYIIRLFAGAESIACDRDSGQLYVIQEGLESTGCTLVFLVLYYFGMASSLWWVVLTLTWFLAAGKKWGHEAIEAHSSYFHLAAWAIPAVKTILILVMRRVAGDELTGVCYVGSMDVNALTGFVLVPLACYLIIGTSFILSGFVALFHIRRVMKTGGENTDKLEKLMVRIGVFSVLYTVPATCVIACYLYERLNMDYWKMLASQHKCRVNNQTKALDCLMAASIPAVEIFMVKVSMLLVVGITSGVWIWTSKTLQSWQQVCSRRLKRKSRRKPASVIASAGIYKKAQHPQKPHLGKYEIPAQPPACV; the protein is encoded by the coding sequence ATGCAGCGCCCGGGTCCCTGCCTGTGGCTGGTGCTGCAGGTGATGGGTTCGTGCGCCGCCATCAGCTCCATGGACATGGAGCGACCTGGTGACGGCAAGTGCCAGCCTATAGAGATCCCGATGTGCAAGGACATTGGCTACAACATGACCCGCATGCCCAACCTgatgggccatgaaaaccagcgCGAGGCCGCCATCCAGCTGCACGAGTTTGCGCCGCTGGTGGAGTACGGCTGCCATGGCCACCTCCGCTTCTTCCTGTGCTCGCTGTACGCTCCGATGTGCACCGAGCAGGTCTCTACGCCCATCCCTGCCTGCCGGGTCATGTGCGAGCAGGCCCGGCTCAAGTGCTCGCCCATCATGGAGCAGTTCAACTTCAAGTGGCCCGACTCCCTGGACTGCAGTAAGCTCCCCAACAAGAATGACCCCAACTACCTGTGCATGGAGGCGCCCAACAACGGCTCAGAGGAGCCCAGCCGGGGCTCAGGCATGTTCCCCCCGCTCTTCAGGCCACAGCGGCCCCACAGCGCGCAGGAGCACCACCTGAAAGACGGGAGCTCTGGGCGCGCCGGCTGCGACAACCCCGGCAAGTTCCATCACGTGGAGAAGAGCGCTTCGTGCGCGCCGCTCTGCACGCCAGGCGTGGATGTGTACTGGAGCCGCTCCGACAAGCGCTTCGCGGTGGTCTGGCTGGCTGTCTGGTCCGTGCTGTGCTTCTTCTCCAGTGCCTTCACCGTGCTCACCTTCCTCATCGACCCGGCCCGCTTCCGGTACCCGGAACGCCCCATCATCTTCCTTTCCATGTGCTACTGCGTCTACTCCGTGGGCTACATCATCCGCCTCTTTGCAGGCGCGGAGAGCATCGCCTGCGACCGGGACAGCGGTCAGCTCTACGTGATTCAGGAGGGACTGGAGAGCACCGGCTGCACCCTCGTCTTCCTGGTGCTGTACTACTTCGGCATGGCCAGCTCCCTGTGGTGGGTGGTCCTGACGCTCACCTGGTTCCTGGCAGCTGGCAAGAAGTGGGGACACGAGGCCATTGAGGCCCACAGCAGCTACTTCCACCTGGCGGCCTGGGCCATCCCCGCGGTGAAGACCATCCTGATCCTGGTGATGCGCAGGGTGGCGGGGGACGAGCTCACTGGGGTGTGCTACGTGGGCAGCATGGACGTCAACGCCCTCACGGGCTTCGTGCTGGTCCCCCTGGCTTGCTACCTCATCATCGGCACTTCCTTCATCCTCTCGGGCTTCGTGGCTTTGTTCCACATCCGGAGGGTGATGAAGACGGGCGGGGAGAACACAGACAAGCTAGAGAAGCTCATGGTGCGAATCGGCGTCTTCTCCGTGCTCTACACCGTGCCGGCCACCTGTGTGATCGCCTGTTACTTATACGAGCGCCTCAACATGGACTACTGGAAGATGCTGGCCTCACAGCACAAGTGCAGGGTCAACAACCAGACCAAGGCTCTGGACTGCCTCATGGCCGCCTCCATCCCTGCGGTGGAGATCTTCATGGTGAAGGTCTCCATGCTGCTGGtggtgggcatcaccagtggcgtgTGGATCTGGACTTCCAAGACCCTGCAGTCTTGGCAGCAGGTCTGCAGCCGCAGGTTAAAGAGGAAAAGCCGCCGGAAACCCGCCAGCGTCATCGCCAGCGCTGGGATTTACAAAAAAGCGCAGCACCCCCAGAAACCTCATCTTGGGAAATACGAGATCCCGGCCCAGCCTCCTGCCTGTGTGTGA